The Anderseniella sp. Alg231-50 genome segment GACCAGACCGGCTTCGACCAACACTTTCAGATGTTGAGACACAGTGGACTGCGCCAGATTCAGGTGTTCAACCACTTCGCGGCAGCAACACTCGTCGCAACACGCCAGCCGGCGCAGGATGGTTACTCGCGCCGGATGTCCCAACGCCGCCATGACAGATGCCATTCGGGCACTATCCACACTGTCCCGGACATCGGGCGGAGACGTGTTTCGATTGTCTTTTCGAGTATTCATCGTAAATCGACGATATACGATGAAGCGGACCACCACAAGGGCTGTATGTCGCATGGCCACAGCGCAACCGGCTTGGCATTTTGTCCGACACCAGAAGGACAGCCAAATCCATGAAAAGAGCATACCTGATTGCCGCCCTCGCGGTACTCGGCGCAGCCGGCGGCGCCTACTCCGTCATGCATATGATGCACAGCGGACATCACGACATGACCGTGCAGGCAACGGCCGGTGCACTGTCAATCGGCAACGCAAAAGCGCGCTTCCTGATCGAAGGCCGCCCCGGCGCAGTGTTTTTGAGCATCAACAACAAAGGCAGTGCCGACAAGCTGGTTGCGGCAT includes the following:
- a CDS encoding ArsR/SmtB family transcription factor, yielding MLFSWIWLSFWCRTKCQAGCAVAMRHTALVVVRFIVYRRFTMNTRKDNRNTSPPDVRDSVDSARMASVMAALGHPARVTILRRLACCDECCCREVVEHLNLAQSTVSQHLKVLVEAGLVSYEARRPKSRYVLNRQALQSVSSAIHELVHDCCMQQASANP